From the Desulfovibrio sp. UIB00 genome, one window contains:
- a CDS encoding DUF268 domain-containing protein: protein MKSEEMALKERFLLRFLEVAEQLQDGGRFLCRKEDLHPCLNDAQGTTPFDAHYIYHTAWAARVLARTRPASHIDISSSLYFVSIASAFVPITFYDYRPAPLTLGNLRCKRADLTSLPFADESVDSLSCMHVVEHIGLERYGDPFSPQGDITAMRELMRVLGKGGRLLFAVPIGGVAKIHYNAHRIYTYSSVLEAFGPLCLEEFALVTDRGEFIAHASEAEAQQQKYGCGCFLFRKKN from the coding sequence GTGAAAAGTGAAGAAATGGCGCTGAAAGAAAGGTTTCTTCTGCGGTTTCTGGAAGTGGCGGAGCAGCTGCAAGATGGCGGGCGTTTCCTCTGTCGCAAGGAAGATCTGCACCCCTGCCTGAATGACGCGCAGGGCACGACCCCCTTTGACGCTCATTATATCTACCATACGGCATGGGCGGCACGCGTCCTTGCTCGCACGCGGCCTGCAAGCCATATAGACATTTCTTCGAGCCTCTATTTTGTGTCTATTGCGTCGGCCTTTGTGCCCATCACGTTTTACGACTATCGCCCTGCCCCACTTACCCTTGGCAACCTGCGCTGCAAGCGGGCCGACCTTACCAGCCTCCCCTTTGCTGACGAAAGTGTGGATTCCCTGTCGTGCATGCACGTTGTGGAGCATATTGGCCTTGAGCGCTACGGCGATCCTTTTTCCCCGCAGGGGGATATTACAGCCATGCGCGAACTGATGCGTGTTCTTGGCAAGGGGGGGCGTCTGCTCTTTGCTGTTCCCATCGGCGGGGTGGCAAAAATTCACTACAACGCCCACCGTATCTACACATATAGCTCGGTGTTAGAGGCCTTTGGTCCCCTGTGTCTTGAGGAATTCGCGCTTGTCACCGACAGGGGAGAATTCATTGCGCATGCCTCAGAAGCGGAAGCGCAGCAACAGAAGTACGGCTGCGGGTGCTTTCTTTTCAGAAAAAAGAACTAG
- the fliR gene encoding flagellar biosynthetic protein FliR has protein sequence MDVYNYDPASVLSLLLTMMRVSIVMFMLPIFSTNNIPTQVKAAITIVFCLGVWPHLTLPATALPAHPFDVALMMLGEMVLGLVLGMAVNFLFMGIQAGGELLGFQMGFTMINFADPLTGNQTGVTAFFLWMVSLLVFLSLDGHLYMIKGFAASFDLVPPGGLFLGPVVLRQVLHLASQMFVLALQIAAPVMVALFMVEVSLGLMARTSPQIPIMEFGFPIKVMVGFFFLGLLMVIMSDRIASFVQGLDGLFINLLRSMSPLYQ, from the coding sequence ATGGATGTTTATAACTACGATCCGGCCAGCGTGCTCAGCCTGCTGCTCACCATGATGCGCGTCAGCATAGTCATGTTCATGCTGCCCATTTTTTCCACCAACAACATCCCTACGCAGGTCAAGGCGGCCATAACCATCGTCTTTTGCCTGGGCGTATGGCCGCACCTCACGCTCCCAGCCACCGCACTGCCTGCGCATCCCTTTGACGTGGCGCTCATGATGCTGGGAGAAATGGTGCTGGGTCTGGTACTTGGCATGGCCGTCAATTTTCTGTTTATGGGCATTCAGGCGGGCGGTGAGCTGCTGGGCTTTCAGATGGGCTTTACCATGATCAACTTTGCCGATCCGCTCACCGGCAACCAGACGGGCGTCACGGCATTTTTTCTGTGGATGGTGTCCCTGCTCGTTTTTCTGAGCCTTGACGGGCATTTGTATATGATCAAGGGATTTGCGGCCTCATTTGACCTTGTGCCGCCGGGAGGGCTGTTTCTCGGGCCAGTGGTGCTGCGCCAGGTTCTGCACCTGGCCTCGCAGATGTTTGTGCTGGCCTTGCAGATCGCAGCCCCGGTCATGGTGGCCCTGTTCATGGTTGAAGTGTCGCTGGGCCTCATGGCCCGCACCTCGCCGCAGATACCCATTATGGAATTTGGCTTCCCCATCAAGGTGATGGTGGGGTTTTTCTTTCTGGGGCTGCTCATGGTCATCATGTCTGACCGCATCGCATCCTTTGTGCAGGGGCTGGACGGCCTGTTCATCAACCTGCTGCGGTCCATGAGTCCCCTGTACCAGTAA
- a CDS encoding nitroreductase family protein: MAIPTSRTQSAATVCIETALCTGCGQCVAVCKDFGLRLEGGKASRAPQPLFGCVGCGHCMAVCPAGAITVQGRALGPENMFALPPRGSTASFAAYYALLRRRRSAREFMPAEVEPELVERILDAARTAPMGVPPSDVNVLVLDSREKNRAFASDFCAHLKTLGWLTAPWFLAFMRPFWGKANDGLFRNFVKPALAAFTSSMDAGKNIVTYDAPLAIYFYGSPWADPADPLVAASLAMLAGEALGLGTCMIGSIHPLLQWGGSAARFRKRHGIRCKSREGVVVLFGYPSIHYNKGIERSFASVHRA, from the coding sequence ATGGCTATTCCCACATCGCGCACGCAAAGCGCGGCCACAGTCTGCATAGAAACAGCACTCTGCACTGGCTGCGGCCAGTGCGTTGCCGTGTGCAAGGATTTTGGCCTGCGGCTTGAAGGCGGCAAGGCCAGTCGTGCCCCCCAACCTCTTTTTGGCTGCGTGGGTTGCGGTCATTGCATGGCTGTATGCCCAGCCGGGGCCATAACCGTGCAGGGCCGGGCGCTTGGGCCGGAAAATATGTTTGCCTTGCCGCCCAGGGGCAGCACCGCGAGTTTTGCTGCGTATTACGCCCTGCTGCGGCGGCGCAGAAGTGCGCGCGAATTCATGCCCGCCGAGGTGGAGCCGGAGCTGGTTGAACGCATCCTTGACGCAGCCCGTACTGCGCCCATGGGCGTACCACCCTCAGACGTCAATGTGCTTGTGCTGGACAGCCGGGAGAAAAACCGCGCCTTCGCCAGTGATTTTTGCGCACACCTCAAAACTCTTGGCTGGCTCACTGCCCCCTGGTTTCTCGCGTTCATGCGCCCATTCTGGGGCAAGGCCAATGACGGGCTGTTCCGCAATTTTGTGAAGCCTGCGCTGGCGGCGTTCACGTCTTCAATGGATGCGGGAAAAAATATTGTTACCTATGATGCGCCTCTGGCAATATATTTTTACGGTTCGCCCTGGGCAGACCCAGCTGATCCGCTGGTGGCCGCATCCCTTGCCATGCTGGCGGGCGAGGCTTTGGGCCTTGGCACCTGCATGATAGGTTCCATACATCCTTTGTTGCAGTGGGGCGGCAGCGCTGCGCGTTTTCGCAAACGGCATGGCATCCGCTGCAAAAGCCGCGAGGGCGTGGTCGTGCTGTTTGGATATCCGAGCATCCACTATAACAAGGGTATTGAGCGGAGTTTTGCCTCGGTGCACAGGGCATAG
- a CDS encoding chemotaxis protein: protein MSQNSLLNVSNNELEIIEFIIDEKQPDGKVYSGHYGINVAKVLEIIRLPNITSVPSKCDPSVLGTFNLRGRVLPILNLAAWLGKEMATEENTKVIVTEFSGVQAAFMVSSVTSIHRMTWDRIEPPNQYVQTYSRESITGVLRIQDRVLFILDMEKILASLDSTLDMSQVEVDTSPVEGAGQFHLLVADDSSSLRNVMQSSLEKSGFQVTAVGSGRAAWDFLMRTREEAQAKGKELTDVVHLVISDIEMPEMDGHMLTAKIRETPGLSTLPIILFSSLITDALYEKGVKVGADRQVSKPDLPGLNKIIREVISEKLNK, encoded by the coding sequence ATGTCGCAAAACAGCTTGCTGAACGTTAGCAATAACGAACTCGAAATTATTGAATTTATCATTGATGAAAAGCAGCCGGACGGCAAGGTTTACAGCGGGCATTACGGCATCAACGTTGCCAAGGTGCTTGAAATCATCCGACTGCCCAATATCACCAGTGTGCCCAGCAAGTGCGACCCTTCGGTGCTTGGCACGTTCAATTTGCGCGGCAGGGTGCTGCCCATATTGAACCTTGCCGCATGGCTGGGCAAAGAAATGGCCACGGAAGAAAACACCAAGGTCATTGTCACCGAATTCAGCGGCGTGCAGGCGGCGTTTATGGTCTCTTCCGTCACCAGCATCCACCGCATGACCTGGGATCGCATTGAACCGCCGAACCAGTACGTGCAGACATACTCGCGCGAAAGCATCACGGGCGTTCTGCGTATTCAGGATCGCGTGCTTTTTATTCTGGACATGGAAAAAATTCTCGCCAGCCTCGACAGCACGCTGGACATGTCGCAGGTTGAGGTGGACACCTCCCCCGTTGAAGGCGCCGGACAGTTCCACCTGCTGGTGGCTGACGATTCAAGCTCTCTGCGTAACGTCATGCAGTCATCGCTGGAAAAATCGGGTTTTCAGGTCACGGCTGTGGGCAGCGGGCGCGCCGCTTGGGATTTTTTGATGCGCACCCGTGAGGAAGCTCAGGCCAAGGGCAAGGAACTCACGGATGTGGTGCATCTGGTTATTTCCGACATTGAAATGCCGGAAATGGACGGACACATGCTCACGGCAAAAATTCGTGAAACCCCCGGCCTCAGCACTCTGCCCATCATCCTGTTCTCTTCGCTCATCACCGATGCGCTGTATGAAAAAGGCGTCAAGGTGGGGGCAGACAGGCAGGTTTCCAAGCCGGACCTCCCTGGCCTGAACAAGATCATACGCGAAGTTATTTCAGAAAAACTGAACAAATAA
- the nth gene encoding endonuclease III: protein MSVKSSPQATARNVLAALQKRYPHPRTHLDAQNAWELLVATVLAAQCTDARVNTVTPELFRRWPTPAALAEAPLEELESVIRPTGFFHSKAKNLLGAARRVRDVFDGQIPKSIEDLVTIPGVARKTANVVLFGAYGINEGLAVDTHVKRIAYRLGLTDETDPIPIERDLMKLFPREEWGDVNHRMVWFGREVCDARKPLCDTCEMLSFCPRREPPKAAKPARGRK from the coding sequence ATGAGCGTAAAATCATCCCCACAGGCAACGGCCCGGAACGTTCTTGCCGCCCTGCAAAAACGCTATCCGCACCCGCGCACCCATCTGGACGCCCAAAATGCATGGGAACTGCTGGTAGCCACCGTGCTGGCGGCACAGTGCACAGATGCCAGGGTGAATACCGTTACGCCGGAGCTGTTCCGCCGCTGGCCCACCCCTGCCGCCCTGGCAGAGGCCCCGCTGGAAGAACTGGAAAGCGTCATCCGGCCCACAGGATTTTTTCACAGCAAGGCCAAAAATCTGCTGGGGGCAGCGCGGCGTGTGCGTGATGTTTTTGACGGGCAGATTCCCAAAAGCATTGAAGACCTCGTCACCATCCCCGGCGTTGCCCGCAAAACAGCTAATGTGGTGCTGTTTGGAGCATACGGCATCAACGAGGGCCTTGCGGTTGATACGCATGTAAAACGCATTGCCTACCGCCTGGGACTGACGGACGAAACCGACCCCATACCTATTGAGCGCGACCTCATGAAACTTTTTCCGCGCGAGGAATGGGGAGATGTGAACCACCGCATGGTCTGGTTTGGGCGCGAAGTGTGCGATGCGCGCAAACCCCTGTGCGACACGTGCGAAATGCTGAGCTTCTGCCCCCGGCGTGAACCGCCCAAGGCAGCCAAGCCCGCTAGGGGCCGCAAATAG
- the cutA gene encoding divalent-cation tolerance protein CutA, with product MEHEEISKVFLVYMTTPTQEESLTLAHELVRLRLAAGVNIVPGAQSVYRWKGEVHEAEECLLVAQVSEAALPCFMAKVRALHSYEVPCVVAMPIADGHQPFLRWITENSLPPTA from the coding sequence ATGGAACATGAGGAAATCAGCAAGGTTTTTCTGGTCTATATGACCACGCCCACCCAGGAAGAATCGCTGACGCTCGCGCACGAGCTGGTGCGCCTGCGGCTGGCAGCCGGGGTCAACATTGTGCCCGGCGCGCAGTCGGTTTACCGTTGGAAGGGCGAGGTGCACGAAGCCGAGGAATGCCTGCTGGTGGCCCAGGTGAGCGAAGCCGCATTGCCGTGTTTTATGGCAAAGGTGCGCGCCCTGCACAGTTATGAAGTTCCCTGCGTGGTCGCCATGCCCATTGCAGACGGCCATCAGCCTTTTTTGCGCTGGATTACAGAAAACAGTCTGCCGCCCACGGCCTGA